The Microlunatus antarcticus genome window below encodes:
- a CDS encoding PKD domain-containing protein, translated as MTSHSLLPRRAVSLPLALALALVSLLGAFGLPAAAAAAPPAAVQPDSSSGVTSDVLPTTQIAAGDYVQDQAIVGDTVYAGGSITSARPAGAAAGTSESARTNLLSYSISSGALGSFAPAVNGIVRVLELSPDKSRLYVGGEFTTVDGATHNRLVAFNTATGQVDPTFAVNLGGPVYAISATSSTVYVGGQFTQANGVNRGRFAAFRASDGGLLTAWVPKVGDGQAVRALLVAPGGSVIAGGQFATIGSLSNSTLVTAPGSVSLDPTTGVTKTWAVNKVIKQYGANGGVLSLKTDGTTVFGAGFWFGGTDSNFEGAWAVTPDDGSIKWLADCHGDTYDTTIANGVVYAASHQHDCSNIGSFPQQRPTQVEWRANAFTADAKGDVLPNSFSPTKFKDYSTYQAPAVINWFPQFAQGPTSGYYSGQPTLTIESTSDYVVVGGQFPTVNGKAQQGLVRFGRPGLAPGTDGPRVYFSDPGSANTSVGTPSVKVVGGNTVRVTAAPWDRDDLVLSKVDLLRNNVVVKTYNDLTAPWWQTTVAYTDTDITAGTTYSYKLRMTDAHGNTTTSNAGSVTPSGTNLADSTYSDQVKADGAANYWRLDDPSSGTSITDWAGSTDLTRASGLGLGVAGAIGSDTGASVNATVSASAASNNGFVRAPNTFSVEAWFKTTSTSGGQVVGFGDVPTGSSYRHDRQVYLNAAGNLVYYLDQAGTSRSITSPKKYNDGAWHHVVATLSSGSGMVLYADGAKSASWSSITSGRAYGGFWRVGADLLPGTTATTSKYLSGSIDDVAVYPTALSGTQVKDHYNDSGRTAAVAPTAAFTMSCDSLACSYDASPSTPDISNAKTAAATAAAVSAAPADGPTPTIAGYAWSFGDGSSATSMKADHTYRSAGTFDVTLTVTNSAGNVSSAVQTVDAVGNSVPVAVFTSKAKGKKLTFDGSKAVDYDGKIKKYKWYFGDGSTSTKAKTSHTYKGTGSYFVKLAVTDDDGATGWTSTTLLTGGSSLASDAFQRKADGWGKADKGGAWTTDGDAAFSTDGQQGVLSLGGAGEGGTASLARVSSTKANVVGDVSIDKTGSKDGTTAAYVLRQRGSADYRAKLVFVEDGKLFLVVSRVVDGKEKVIKTVKPKTTYEPGDILRLRATISSAKNATIKATVWNAGTKEPSAQLSVKDSTKALNKAGSVGVWGYQAQAATNAPVQLDFDNLLVTAS; from the coding sequence GTGACTTCTCATTCTCTGCTGCCTCGGCGTGCGGTGTCGTTGCCGCTCGCGCTGGCGCTGGCGCTCGTCAGCCTGCTGGGTGCGTTCGGCCTGCCGGCCGCGGCCGCTGCCGCTCCGCCCGCGGCCGTCCAGCCGGACAGCTCCTCGGGTGTCACGTCCGACGTCCTCCCGACCACCCAGATCGCCGCCGGCGACTACGTCCAGGACCAGGCCATCGTGGGCGACACGGTGTACGCCGGCGGCTCGATCACCTCGGCCCGCCCCGCCGGTGCCGCCGCAGGCACGAGCGAGTCCGCCCGCACCAACCTCCTGTCCTACTCGATCAGCAGCGGCGCGCTGGGCAGCTTCGCGCCGGCCGTGAACGGCATCGTGCGGGTCCTCGAGCTGTCGCCGGACAAGTCGCGCCTCTACGTCGGCGGAGAGTTCACGACGGTGGACGGCGCGACGCACAACCGTCTCGTGGCCTTCAACACCGCCACGGGTCAGGTCGACCCGACCTTCGCGGTCAACCTCGGCGGGCCGGTCTACGCCATCTCCGCCACGAGCAGCACCGTCTACGTGGGCGGGCAGTTCACGCAGGCCAACGGCGTCAACCGCGGCCGCTTCGCCGCGTTCCGCGCGTCCGACGGCGGTCTGCTCACCGCCTGGGTCCCGAAGGTGGGCGACGGCCAGGCCGTGCGGGCGCTCCTCGTCGCCCCCGGCGGCAGCGTGATCGCCGGCGGGCAGTTCGCCACCATCGGCAGCCTCTCGAACTCGACGCTGGTCACGGCGCCCGGGTCGGTCTCCCTCGACCCCACCACCGGGGTCACGAAGACCTGGGCCGTGAACAAGGTCATCAAGCAGTACGGGGCCAACGGCGGCGTCCTGTCGTTGAAGACCGACGGCACCACCGTGTTCGGCGCGGGCTTCTGGTTCGGCGGCACGGACTCCAACTTCGAGGGGGCCTGGGCGGTCACGCCCGACGACGGCTCCATCAAGTGGCTCGCCGACTGCCACGGCGACACGTACGACACCACGATCGCCAACGGCGTGGTCTACGCCGCGAGCCACCAGCACGACTGCTCCAACATCGGCTCGTTCCCGCAGCAGCGCCCGACGCAGGTCGAGTGGCGCGCCAACGCGTTCACCGCCGACGCCAAGGGCGACGTGCTCCCGAACTCGTTCTCGCCGACCAAGTTCAAGGACTACTCGACCTACCAGGCCCCGGCCGTCATCAACTGGTTCCCCCAGTTCGCCCAGGGCCCGACGAGCGGCTACTACTCCGGCCAGCCGACCCTGACGATCGAGAGCACCAGCGACTACGTGGTCGTCGGCGGCCAGTTCCCGACGGTGAACGGCAAGGCCCAGCAGGGCCTCGTCCGCTTCGGCCGTCCGGGCCTCGCGCCGGGCACCGACGGCCCGCGGGTCTACTTCTCCGACCCCGGCAGCGCCAACACCTCGGTCGGCACCCCCAGCGTCAAGGTCGTCGGGGGCAACACCGTCCGCGTGACCGCCGCGCCCTGGGACCGGGACGACCTGGTGCTGAGCAAGGTCGACCTGCTCCGCAACAACGTCGTGGTCAAGACCTACAACGACCTCACCGCGCCCTGGTGGCAGACGACGGTGGCCTACACCGACACCGACATCACGGCCGGCACGACGTACAGCTACAAGCTGCGGATGACCGACGCGCACGGCAACACCACGACGAGCAACGCGGGATCCGTCACGCCGAGCGGCACGAACCTGGCCGACTCGACCTACTCCGACCAGGTCAAGGCCGACGGCGCCGCGAACTACTGGCGCCTCGACGACCCGTCGTCCGGCACCTCGATCACCGACTGGGCGGGTTCGACGGACCTCACCCGCGCCTCCGGTCTCGGGCTGGGTGTCGCAGGGGCCATCGGCTCCGACACCGGCGCTTCGGTCAACGCGACGGTCAGCGCCTCGGCGGCGTCGAACAACGGCTTCGTCCGCGCGCCGAACACCTTCAGCGTCGAGGCGTGGTTCAAGACGACCTCGACCTCGGGCGGGCAGGTCGTGGGCTTCGGCGACGTGCCGACCGGCAGCAGCTACCGCCACGACCGGCAGGTCTACCTGAACGCGGCGGGCAACCTCGTCTACTACCTCGACCAGGCCGGCACCTCGCGGTCGATCACGAGTCCCAAGAAGTACAACGACGGCGCGTGGCACCACGTGGTCGCGACGCTCTCGTCGGGCTCGGGCATGGTGCTCTACGCCGACGGGGCGAAGTCCGCCTCGTGGTCCTCGATCACCTCGGGCCGGGCGTACGGCGGGTTCTGGCGAGTCGGGGCTGACCTGCTCCCGGGCACCACGGCCACCACCTCGAAGTACCTGAGCGGCTCGATCGACGACGTCGCCGTCTACCCGACCGCGCTGAGCGGGACGCAGGTCAAGGACCACTACAACGACTCGGGCCGGACGGCGGCGGTCGCGCCGACGGCGGCCTTCACGATGTCGTGCGACTCGCTGGCGTGCAGCTACGACGCCAGCCCGTCCACGCCGGACATCAGCAACGCGAAGACCGCGGCGGCCACTGCCGCCGCGGTCTCCGCGGCTCCGGCCGACGGCCCCACGCCGACGATCGCCGGCTACGCCTGGAGCTTCGGCGACGGCAGCTCGGCCACGAGCATGAAGGCGGACCACACGTACCGGTCGGCGGGCACCTTCGACGTCACGCTGACCGTGACCAACAGCGCCGGGAACGTGTCGTCGGCGGTCCAGACCGTGGACGCCGTCGGCAACTCGGTGCCGGTGGCGGTCTTCACCAGCAAGGCCAAGGGGAAGAAGCTGACGTTCGACGGCAGCAAGGCCGTCGACTACGACGGCAAGATCAAGAAGTACAAGTGGTACTTCGGGGACGGGTCGACCAGCACCAAGGCGAAGACCAGCCACACCTACAAAGGGACCGGCTCCTACTTCGTCAAGCTAGCGGTCACCGACGACGACGGCGCGACCGGCTGGACCTCGACGACCCTCCTGACCGGGGGGTCGTCGCTTGCGTCTGACGCCTTTCAGCGCAAGGCCGACGGGTGGGGCAAGGCCGACAAGGGCGGCGCCTGGACCACCGACGGCGACGCCGCCTTCTCCACCGACGGCCAGCAGGGCGTGCTGAGCCTGGGCGGGGCCGGCGAGGGCGGGACCGCGAGTCTCGCCCGCGTGTCCTCCACCAAGGCCAACGTCGTCGGCGACGTGTCGATCGACAAGACGGGGTCGAAGGACGGGACCACGGCCGCGTACGTGCTTCGCCAGCGGGGCAGCGCCGACTACCGCGCCAAGCTCGTCTTCGTCGAGGACGGCAAGCTGTTCCTCGTCGTCAGCCGTGTGGTCGACGGCAAGGAGAAGGTGATCAAGACGGTGAAGCCGAAGACGACGTACGAGCCCGGCGACATCCTCCGTCTCCGCGCGACCATCAGCAGCGCGAAGAACGCCACGATCAAGGCGACGGTGTGGAACGCGGGCACCAAGGAGCCGAGCGCCCAGCTCTCCGTGAAGGACAGCACGAAGGCGCTCAACAAGGCCGGCTCGGTCGGCGTCTGGGGCTACCAGGCGCAGGCTGCGACCAACGCGCCCGTGCAGCTGGACTTCGACAACCTCCTCGTCACCGCGAGCTGA